One stretch of Pseudomonas sp. NC02 DNA includes these proteins:
- a CDS encoding sugar ABC transporter ATP-binding protein, with the protein MATPLLLQAEHVAKAYAGIPALREGRLSLRAGSVHALCGGNGAGKSTFLSILMGITQRDAGTILLNGSPAQFNRPSEALAAGIAMITQELEPIPYMTVAENIWLGREPRRAGCIVDSKELNRRTRELLEGLEFDVDATSPMHRLSVAQIQLVEIAKAFSHDCQVMIMDEPTSAIGEREAETLFKAIRRLTARGAGIIYVSHRLSELAQIADDYSIFRDGAFVETGRMADIDRAHLVRGIVGQELTRIDHKVGRECAAECCLDVDSLSRAGEFQDISLQLRQGEILGIYGLMGSGRSEFLNCIYGLTTPDSGSVTLQGKPMPIGLPKATIQAGMSLVTEDRKDSGLVLSGSILSNIALSAYKQLSSWSLINARKENQLAQDMVKRLQIKTTSLDLPVESMSGGNQQKVVLAKCLSTQPICLLCDEPTRGIDEGAKQEIYHLLDQFVRAGGAAIVVSSEAPELLHLSDRIAVFKGGRLVTISSDTALSQEALLSLAS; encoded by the coding sequence ATGGCCACGCCATTACTGCTCCAGGCTGAACACGTCGCCAAGGCTTACGCCGGGATTCCTGCCCTGCGTGAGGGGCGCCTCTCTCTGCGGGCCGGCAGCGTCCACGCCCTGTGCGGCGGCAATGGCGCAGGCAAATCGACTTTCCTGAGCATCCTGATGGGCATCACCCAGCGTGACGCCGGGACCATCCTGCTCAACGGCTCCCCCGCTCAGTTCAACCGCCCCAGCGAAGCACTCGCGGCGGGGATCGCGATGATCACCCAGGAGCTGGAACCCATTCCCTACATGACCGTCGCCGAAAACATCTGGCTGGGCCGCGAACCGCGCCGCGCCGGCTGCATCGTCGACAGCAAGGAGCTCAACCGGCGCACTCGCGAACTGCTGGAAGGCCTGGAGTTCGACGTCGACGCCACCAGCCCCATGCATCGCCTGAGCGTGGCGCAGATCCAGCTGGTGGAGATCGCCAAGGCATTCAGCCACGACTGCCAGGTGATGATCATGGACGAGCCCACCTCGGCCATCGGCGAGCGCGAGGCCGAAACCCTGTTCAAGGCCATCCGCCGCCTCACCGCCCGTGGTGCCGGCATCATCTATGTGTCGCACCGCCTCAGTGAACTGGCGCAGATTGCCGACGACTACAGCATCTTTCGCGACGGCGCCTTCGTTGAGACCGGGCGCATGGCCGATATCGACCGCGCCCACCTGGTGCGCGGCATCGTCGGCCAGGAACTGACCCGCATCGACCACAAGGTCGGCCGCGAATGCGCCGCCGAATGCTGCCTGGACGTCGACAGCCTGAGCCGCGCCGGCGAGTTCCAGGACATCAGCCTGCAACTGCGCCAGGGCGAGATTCTCGGCATCTACGGGCTGATGGGCTCGGGCCGCAGCGAATTCCTCAACTGCATCTACGGCCTCACCACGCCGGACTCCGGCAGCGTGACCCTGCAAGGCAAACCGATGCCCATCGGCCTGCCCAAGGCAACGATCCAGGCCGGCATGTCACTGGTCACCGAAGACCGCAAGGACAGCGGCCTGGTGCTCAGCGGCAGCATCCTCTCGAACATTGCATTGTCGGCGTACAAGCAGCTGTCGAGCTGGTCGCTGATCAATGCCCGCAAGGAAAACCAACTGGCCCAGGACATGGTCAAGCGCCTGCAGATCAAGACCACTTCCCTGGACCTGCCGGTGGAATCCATGAGCGGCGGTAACCAGCAAAAAGTGGTGCTCGCCAAATGCCTGTCGACCCAGCCGATCTGCCTGCTGTGCGATGAGCCGACCCGGGGCATCGACGAAGGCGCCAAGCAGGAGATCTATCACCTGCTGGACCAGTTCGTGCGCGCCGGCGGCGCGGCGATTGTGGTGTCGTCCGAAGCCCCGGAATTGCTGCACCTGAGTGACCGTATTGCCGTGTTCAAAGGCGGAAGGCTGGTGACCATCAGCAGCGATACCGCCCTTTCCCAGGAAGCCTTGTTGAGTCTTGCCTCATGA
- the rpiB gene encoding ribose 5-phosphate isomerase B: protein MNTPFPVAIGCDEAGYELKELLKRHIEALGYPVTDFGTHSTAPVLYPDIALAVATAINAGEQRLGVLVCGTGIGMAISANKVLGIRAAQAHDTYSAERARKSNDAQILSIGARVIGAELAKSVVKSFLESEFEAARSGAKVDRINAIERDGHQ from the coding sequence ATGAACACACCTTTCCCGGTGGCTATCGGATGCGATGAAGCGGGTTATGAGCTCAAAGAACTGTTGAAGCGCCATATCGAGGCGCTGGGTTACCCGGTGACGGACTTCGGCACCCACTCCACGGCGCCGGTGCTGTACCCGGACATTGCCCTGGCGGTGGCCACGGCGATCAATGCCGGCGAGCAACGCTTGGGCGTGCTGGTGTGCGGCACCGGCATCGGCATGGCCATCTCGGCCAACAAAGTCCTGGGGATTCGTGCGGCCCAGGCCCATGACACCTATTCGGCGGAGCGGGCACGCAAGAGCAACGATGCGCAGATCCTGTCCATCGGTGCACGGGTGATCGGCGCGGAACTGGCCAAGAGCGTCGTCAAGTCGTTCCTGGAGTCGGAGTTCGAAGCCGCGCGTTCCGGGGCCAAGGTCGACCGCATCAACGCGATCGAGCGTGACGGGCATCAGTAG
- a CDS encoding sugar-binding transcriptional regulator, which translates to MSDSTQRIASDIDLMTEVAMLYYLENVTQEAIAKRFDLSRAKVSRLLKRARDEGIVEVRVLQHPAMNNELEQALVERFQLDRALIAVDHSDPDTQRSAVASLVANYLNKTLSDGMIVAVGMGRNVGAVADNVFLPVTRNCTFVCAIGGSLKAGEYMNPDHICRRLALRFGGESESLYAPALVANPELRGVLISNDTVRSTLDRARRADMALIGIGDMSENSNMVRMGWFSPQEIAQARLSGTVGDMMGYDFIDIHGQPAVNAIQGRVIGLTVQELFRIPDVVAIASENTKAAATLGALRSGVINTLATTVTNAHTILALDDATRKS; encoded by the coding sequence ATGAGTGACAGTACCCAGCGCATCGCCAGCGACATCGACCTGATGACCGAAGTGGCAATGCTCTATTACCTTGAGAACGTCACTCAGGAAGCCATCGCCAAGCGCTTCGACCTGTCCCGGGCAAAAGTCAGCCGCCTGCTCAAACGCGCACGGGATGAAGGGATTGTCGAGGTGCGGGTGTTGCAGCACCCGGCGATGAACAACGAGCTGGAACAGGCGCTGGTGGAGCGCTTCCAGCTGGACCGCGCGTTGATTGCGGTGGACCACAGCGACCCGGACACCCAGCGCTCGGCGGTGGCGAGCCTGGTGGCCAACTACCTGAACAAAACCCTCAGTGACGGCATGATCGTCGCGGTCGGCATGGGGCGTAACGTCGGTGCGGTGGCCGATAATGTGTTTTTGCCGGTGACCCGCAACTGTACGTTTGTGTGCGCGATTGGCGGTTCGCTCAAGGCGGGTGAATACATGAACCCCGACCATATTTGCCGGCGCCTGGCCCTGCGGTTTGGTGGCGAGAGTGAAAGCCTGTACGCCCCGGCGCTGGTGGCCAACCCGGAACTGCGTGGGGTGTTGATCAGCAACGATACGGTGCGTTCCACGCTTGACCGTGCCCGCCGTGCGGACATGGCGTTGATCGGCATCGGTGACATGAGTGAAAACAGCAACATGGTGCGCATGGGGTGGTTTTCGCCCCAGGAAATCGCCCAGGCGCGGTTGTCCGGCACGGTGGGGGACATGATGGGTTATGACTTCATCGACATTCATGGCCAGCCGGCGGTCAACGCGATTCAGGGGCGGGTGATCGGGTTGACGGTGCAGGAGCTGTTTCGGATTCCGGATGTGGTGGCGATTGCCAGTGAGAATACCAAGGCGGCGGCAACGCTGGGGGCGTTGCGCTCGGGAGTGATCAATACCCTGGCGACCACGGTGACCAATGCTCATACCATCCTTGCGCTGGATGACGCGACGCGTAAAAGCTGA
- a CDS encoding aliphatic sulfonate ABC transporter substrate-binding protein, which yields MPQFSLHRLFIAGLATLGLCTALNAQAEETVRIGYQKSSTLITLLKTQGTLEKALKADGIDVTWHEFPSGLPLLEALNVGNVDISADVADTVPIFAQAAQAKLTYFAQEAPSPQAQAIVVRKDSPIQQLADLKGKKIAVTKAAGTHYLLIAALNKAGLAFSDIEPAYLTPADGRAAFENNKVDAWVTWEPFLTSVQRQLPTRTLADGTGLASYKRYYLTGTPYAQAHPEVLKLVYEQLHQAGEWVKSHPRDAAKVLGPLWGNLDVETVEAANAHRSYEVQPVTLDQLGEQQKIADAFFKAGLLPKAVDAQDVQVWKP from the coding sequence ATGCCCCAGTTTTCGCTCCATCGCCTTTTCATCGCAGGCCTTGCCACACTGGGCCTCTGCACCGCCCTGAACGCTCAGGCCGAGGAAACCGTACGCATCGGCTACCAGAAATCCTCGACCCTGATCACCTTGCTGAAAACCCAGGGCACCCTGGAAAAAGCCCTCAAGGCCGACGGCATCGACGTCACCTGGCACGAGTTCCCCAGTGGCCTGCCGCTGCTGGAAGCACTCAACGTCGGTAACGTGGATATCAGCGCTGACGTGGCCGACACCGTACCGATCTTCGCCCAGGCCGCCCAGGCCAAGCTCACCTACTTCGCCCAGGAAGCGCCCTCGCCCCAAGCCCAGGCGATCGTGGTGCGCAAGGACTCGCCGATCCAGCAACTGGCGGATTTGAAAGGCAAGAAAATCGCCGTGACCAAGGCCGCCGGCACTCACTATTTATTGATCGCTGCCTTGAACAAGGCGGGGCTGGCCTTCTCCGATATCGAGCCGGCGTACCTGACGCCCGCCGATGGCCGCGCTGCATTTGAAAACAACAAGGTTGATGCCTGGGTCACGTGGGAACCGTTCCTCACCAGCGTGCAGCGCCAACTGCCCACCCGCACCCTTGCGGACGGTACCGGGCTGGCCAGTTACAAGCGCTATTACTTGACGGGTACGCCCTATGCCCAGGCGCATCCCGAAGTGCTGAAGCTGGTGTACGAGCAGTTGCACCAGGCTGGCGAGTGGGTGAAGAGCCACCCGCGTGATGCCGCGAAAGTGCTGGGGCCATTGTGGGGCAACCTGGATGTGGAGACTGTCGAGGCCGCCAATGCTCATCGCAGTTATGAGGTGCAGCCGGTGACGCTGGATCAGTTGGGGGAACAGCAGAAAATTGCGGATGCGTTCTTCAAGGCGGGGTTGTTGCCCAAGGCGGTGGATGCGCAGGATGTGCAGGTGTGGAAACCCTGA
- a CDS encoding histidine phosphatase family protein, whose translation MQLYVVRHGETQANAEGRYQGSLDIDLNERGVLQARELREKLPAQIDAVIVSPLRRAQQTAAIVFADDGLQLPTLDAFRERGVGVFEGLTQAEAAQRYPDLWAQNITRQWERAPTDGESISQFVERIRGGLNQLLVNHGQQVVVLVAHGVVAKAIRALVRDDFSDFLDWQLRNGEVLSLNIDAEPNVARELAPVGVRSAPW comes from the coding sequence ATGCAGTTGTATGTTGTTCGTCACGGCGAAACTCAAGCCAATGCCGAGGGGCGTTACCAGGGCTCGCTGGACATTGATCTCAACGAACGGGGCGTGCTGCAGGCGCGGGAGTTGCGGGAAAAATTGCCGGCGCAGATCGACGCCGTCATCGTCTCGCCGCTGCGCAGGGCTCAGCAAACGGCGGCCATTGTGTTTGCGGATGATGGGCTGCAACTGCCTACGCTGGATGCGTTTCGTGAGCGCGGCGTGGGGGTGTTTGAGGGACTGACCCAGGCGGAGGCGGCGCAGCGTTATCCCGACCTTTGGGCGCAGAATATTACCCGGCAATGGGAGCGGGCACCCACGGACGGTGAGTCAATCTCGCAGTTCGTCGAGCGCATCCGGGGCGGATTGAATCAGTTGCTGGTGAACCATGGGCAACAGGTGGTGGTGCTGGTTGCCCATGGGGTTGTCGCCAAGGCGATTCGCGCATTGGTTCGCGATGATTTCTCAGACTTCCTCGACTGGCAGTTGCGCAATGGCGAAGTGCTGAGTCTCAACATCGACGCAGAGCCCAATGTGGCGAGGGAGCTTGCTCCCGTTGGGGTGCGAAGCGCCCCCTGGTAG
- a CDS encoding GFA family protein, with the protein MTLTGQCRCARVTYTLDTDAPLAVYACHCRHCQTWSGSAFALHALLPADALRVDGSLTEYAYDVDGQRSEHRLCGVCHTRICNTTTAAPGLVVLRVGTLDESPSVQPVAHIWLRHKQPWVTLAEGVPTWPESPTPQAFAQALSVPL; encoded by the coding sequence ATGACACTCACCGGCCAATGTCGCTGCGCCCGCGTGACCTACACCCTCGATACCGACGCGCCGCTGGCGGTGTATGCCTGCCATTGCCGCCACTGCCAGACCTGGAGCGGCAGCGCGTTTGCCCTGCATGCGCTGTTGCCGGCGGATGCGCTGCGGGTTGACGGTTCGCTGACGGAATATGCCTATGACGTTGATGGGCAGCGCTCGGAACATCGGTTGTGCGGGGTGTGCCATACGCGGATCTGCAACACCACGACGGCCGCGCCGGGGTTGGTTGTGCTGCGGGTCGGGACACTGGATGAGAGCCCGTCCGTGCAGCCGGTGGCGCATATCTGGCTGCGGCACAAGCAGCCGTGGGTAACGCTGGCGGAGGGTGTTCCGACCTGGCCGGAAAGCCCTACGCCCCAGGCGTTTGCGCAGGCGTTGAGCGTTCCCCTGTAG
- a CDS encoding LysR family transcriptional regulator, translating into MNAPQLQWETQRAFLAVLRTGSLSGAARLLGIAQATARRRIEALEQSVGVSLFIRSPAGLLPTDTAKDLISHVEAMAVAANAFSRAASADTALAGGTVRLTSGKLLGVEVLPPMLRSLRRDHPQLAIELSVSNRLQALARQEADVAVRIRRPVESTVVARKVGDLHVGLYAAPELLAEQGTPDTVAQLHGYPLIGPDRNLLEIEFLGERGFDCSAPSTVIRTDDHLAQLAALRAGLGIGVCSAQVAQRHGLVRVLPAQVDFKVDVWIAMHQDMRKVPRIAVVFDGLGAALTDFFQPR; encoded by the coding sequence ATGAACGCCCCGCAACTCCAATGGGAAACCCAGCGCGCCTTCCTCGCCGTGTTGCGCACCGGCAGCCTGTCGGGCGCGGCCCGTTTGCTGGGGATCGCCCAGGCCACCGCGCGGCGAAGGATCGAGGCCCTGGAGCAGAGCGTCGGGGTCAGCCTGTTTATCCGCTCACCCGCCGGGCTGTTGCCCACCGACACGGCCAAGGACCTGATCAGCCACGTTGAAGCGATGGCCGTTGCCGCCAACGCCTTCAGCCGCGCAGCCTCGGCCGACACGGCCCTCGCCGGCGGCACGGTGCGGCTCACCAGCGGCAAGCTGCTGGGCGTTGAAGTGCTGCCGCCCATGTTGCGCAGCCTGCGCCGTGATCATCCGCAATTGGCCATCGAACTGAGCGTATCCAATCGGCTCCAGGCACTTGCCCGGCAAGAGGCCGACGTCGCCGTACGCATCCGTCGCCCGGTCGAATCCACGGTGGTCGCGCGCAAGGTCGGCGACCTTCACGTAGGGTTGTACGCCGCACCCGAACTGTTGGCAGAGCAGGGCACGCCGGACACCGTTGCGCAATTGCACGGCTACCCGCTGATCGGGCCGGACCGCAACTTGCTGGAGATCGAATTCCTGGGTGAGCGCGGTTTCGACTGTTCGGCGCCCAGTACGGTGATTCGCACCGACGATCACCTCGCGCAGTTGGCCGCTCTGCGTGCGGGGCTGGGGATCGGCGTGTGTTCAGCCCAGGTGGCACAACGTCACGGGCTGGTGCGGGTGTTGCCCGCGCAGGTGGATTTCAAGGTTGACGTGTGGATCGCCATGCATCAGGACATGCGCAAGGTCCCGCGCATCGCCGTGGTGTTCGATGGCTTGGGCGCGGCCCTGACGGACTTCTTTCAGCCGCGATAA
- a CDS encoding acyl-CoA thioesterase codes for MNLWFRLLLMLFRRPWRKPVDGLATTVVRMRVWPLDLDLNRHVTNGRYFTLADVGRMDFVLRSGAFRVALRNKALPVVGDTWGKFRRELKLFEAFEIHTRILGWDQKWSVMEHRFVSRGRVVGVVVMRGLFRSAKGTLPAADFVRELGLAEVSPAMPEWLRAWTHSCDTMSAQLREEEHRSGVIARSSTERR; via the coding sequence ATGAATCTCTGGTTTCGCTTACTGCTCATGCTGTTTCGGCGCCCCTGGCGCAAGCCCGTCGATGGCCTGGCCACCACCGTTGTACGGATGCGTGTCTGGCCGCTGGACCTTGACCTCAACCGGCACGTCACCAACGGCCGGTATTTCACCCTGGCCGATGTCGGGCGCATGGATTTCGTACTGCGCAGCGGCGCATTTCGCGTGGCTTTGCGCAATAAGGCGCTGCCGGTTGTCGGTGACACCTGGGGCAAGTTCCGACGGGAATTGAAGCTGTTCGAAGCGTTTGAAATCCACACCCGGATTCTGGGCTGGGATCAAAAATGGAGCGTGATGGAGCACCGCTTCGTCAGCCGGGGCCGCGTGGTCGGAGTAGTGGTGATGCGCGGGCTGTTTCGCTCGGCCAAGGGCACCCTCCCCGCCGCAGATTTTGTGCGGGAGCTGGGATTGGCCGAGGTATCACCCGCGATGCCTGAATGGCTGAGGGCGTGGACGCACAGTTGCGACACCATGAGCGCCCAGTTGCGCGAGGAGGAGCACCGTTCAGGTGTTATTGCGCGGTCGAGTACTGAGCGTCGCTGA
- a CDS encoding GlxA family transcriptional regulator, whose amino-acid sequence MHITLLLADRCSAASATLALEMLSAANLFAEGKQPFEVVVVSLDGQVVNAWGGQCLQVDCSMAQVGHTDLVLIPGFLFTLKEALPAFPAYGAWLRKQHAQGAVVASMCTAAFMLAENGLLDGLRATTHWAFAELFARRYPGVTLQETQILCEENRVITSGGASAAMDLLLHLIRRFGTPELAHTCSKYLLIDNVRSEQSIYVMWSSPKNHGDGDILRVQHWLEQHFAQAVVIDDLARRFGFGVRNFKRRFKEATGYTPIAYLQTLRLERAKLLLETTRMTLDSITYAVGYEDSNSFRRLFEQRVGVLPVAYRKKFQPALN is encoded by the coding sequence ATGCACATTACCCTGCTCCTGGCCGATCGGTGTTCGGCTGCCAGCGCCACGCTCGCCCTTGAGATGCTGAGTGCGGCCAATCTGTTTGCCGAGGGCAAGCAGCCCTTTGAAGTGGTCGTCGTCTCGCTCGACGGTCAGGTCGTCAACGCTTGGGGCGGGCAGTGCTTGCAGGTTGATTGTTCGATGGCACAAGTAGGGCACACGGATCTGGTGCTGATACCGGGGTTTTTGTTCACCTTGAAAGAGGCCTTGCCGGCGTTTCCCGCCTACGGTGCATGGCTGCGCAAGCAGCACGCGCAAGGCGCGGTGGTTGCATCAATGTGCACCGCCGCGTTCATGCTTGCCGAGAACGGTCTACTGGATGGGTTGCGCGCCACCACTCACTGGGCTTTTGCCGAACTCTTTGCCCGGCGCTACCCCGGGGTGACGTTGCAGGAGACGCAGATCCTCTGTGAAGAAAACCGGGTGATCACCAGCGGCGGGGCGAGTGCTGCGATGGACCTGCTGTTGCATCTGATACGCCGCTTCGGCACACCGGAGTTGGCGCATACCTGCAGCAAGTACCTGCTGATCGACAACGTGCGCAGTGAGCAATCCATCTATGTGATGTGGTCATCGCCTAAAAATCACGGCGACGGAGATATTTTGCGGGTGCAACACTGGCTGGAGCAGCACTTTGCACAAGCCGTTGTAATCGATGACCTGGCTCGGCGCTTTGGTTTTGGCGTTCGCAATTTCAAGCGGCGCTTCAAGGAGGCCACCGGCTATACACCCATTGCCTACCTGCAAACCCTGCGTTTGGAGCGGGCCAAGCTACTGCTGGAAACCACCCGCATGACGCTGGACAGCATCACCTACGCCGTAGGCTATGAGGACAGCAATTCCTTCCGCCGCTTATTTGAGCAACGGGTGGGTGTGTTGCCGGTGGCTTATCGCAAGAAATTCCAGCCCGCCCTCAACTGA
- a CDS encoding LysR family transcriptional regulator gives MFDWQDLFFFTVLARTQSLSAAARELQVEHATVGRRVDALEKALGVKLVDRLPRSRPLTEEGLALAKLAAGMGEMATEVMRLSRVASIEVAGTVRVSCPPSIAIHCIAPHVARFRAQYPKLNIVLMSSTTLAALDKGEADIALRTVRPDEEALVRRKVGAVRFRLYATPELKQLPAEQWTFIAYDATRDHLPQQAWMHQVRGNRTIAFAASDLITQQMAARAQVGAVVLPTLVGDHDPALVRLATNTEGPVRDIWLTVYPDMRRSPSVKVVMEFLVSCIEGEPQLRR, from the coding sequence ATGTTCGACTGGCAGGATCTGTTTTTCTTCACCGTACTGGCACGCACCCAGTCGCTGTCGGCTGCCGCCCGCGAGCTGCAGGTGGAACACGCCACCGTCGGCCGGCGCGTCGATGCCCTGGAAAAAGCCCTCGGCGTCAAACTGGTGGATCGCCTGCCCCGCAGCCGGCCGCTCACCGAGGAAGGCCTGGCACTGGCGAAGCTGGCGGCCGGCATGGGCGAGATGGCCACCGAAGTGATGCGCCTGTCCCGCGTGGCCTCGATCGAAGTGGCCGGCACCGTGCGGGTCAGTTGCCCGCCGTCGATTGCCATCCACTGCATCGCGCCCCATGTCGCACGGTTCAGGGCGCAGTATCCCAAGCTGAATATCGTGTTGATGTCCTCGACGACGCTGGCCGCCCTCGACAAAGGCGAAGCCGACATTGCCCTGCGCACGGTGCGTCCCGATGAGGAAGCGCTGGTACGCAGAAAGGTCGGCGCCGTGCGTTTCCGGCTCTATGCCACGCCCGAGCTCAAGCAGTTACCCGCTGAACAGTGGACGTTCATTGCCTATGACGCCACCCGCGACCACCTGCCCCAACAGGCGTGGATGCATCAGGTACGCGGCAACCGCACGATTGCCTTCGCCGCCAGCGACCTGATCACCCAGCAAATGGCCGCCCGGGCCCAGGTGGGTGCAGTGGTGTTGCCCACGCTGGTGGGCGATCACGACCCGGCATTGGTGCGCCTGGCAACAAACACCGAAGGCCCGGTTCGCGATATCTGGCTGACGGTGTATCCGGATATGCGCCGCTCGCCTTCGGTGAAGGTGGTGATGGAGTTTCTGGTGAGCTGCATTGAAGGCGAGCCGCAGTTGCGGCGCTGA
- a CDS encoding quinone oxidoreductase has protein sequence MKALTLETYGGPEVVQLRHDVPTPQVTPGHVLVKVACAGINFMDVHTRQGKYASSVTYPVRLPCTLGMEGAGVVVAVGEGVSHLAPGDRVAWCISWGAFAEYASVPAARVAQIPNAIGFDQAAAAMFQGCTAHYLIEDVARLQAGNSCLIHAASGSIGQLLVQMARRLGATVFTTGSSVEKCAIALERGADQAWQYDGFAERVLQVTQGRGVDVVFDSVGKATLRESFKACRTRGLIVNYGNVSGSITDLDPMELGEAGSLFLTRPRLNDHMADGPTVQRRANAVFAAILEGSLTVDIEGHYALEEVQQVHARIEARQQIGKAVVWLDRELH, from the coding sequence ATGAAAGCCCTCACCCTTGAAACCTACGGCGGCCCGGAAGTTGTTCAACTGCGCCACGATGTCCCTACACCTCAGGTGACACCCGGCCATGTGCTGGTCAAGGTGGCCTGCGCCGGGATCAATTTCATGGATGTGCACACCCGCCAGGGCAAATACGCCAGCTCGGTGACCTACCCGGTTAGGCTGCCGTGCACCTTGGGCATGGAAGGGGCCGGTGTGGTGGTGGCGGTGGGCGAGGGCGTGAGCCATCTGGCGCCGGGTGATCGAGTGGCCTGGTGCATTTCATGGGGCGCGTTCGCCGAATACGCCAGCGTACCCGCCGCGCGAGTGGCGCAGATTCCCAATGCGATCGGCTTCGATCAGGCGGCTGCGGCGATGTTCCAGGGCTGCACGGCTCACTACCTGATTGAAGATGTTGCGCGGTTGCAGGCGGGCAACAGCTGCCTGATCCATGCCGCGTCCGGCAGCATCGGCCAGTTGCTGGTGCAAATGGCCCGGCGACTCGGTGCCACGGTATTCACCACCGGCAGCAGCGTCGAAAAGTGCGCGATTGCCCTTGAGCGTGGCGCGGATCAGGCCTGGCAATACGACGGGTTTGCCGAGCGAGTCTTGCAGGTAACGCAGGGGCGGGGTGTGGACGTGGTGTTCGATTCGGTGGGTAAGGCCACCTTGCGTGAAAGCTTCAAGGCCTGTCGTACGCGGGGGCTGATCGTCAATTACGGCAACGTCTCCGGTTCGATCACTGACCTCGATCCGATGGAGTTGGGGGAGGCCGGTTCACTGTTCCTGACTCGCCCACGGCTCAACGACCACATGGCTGACGGGCCTACGGTGCAGAGGCGTGCCAATGCGGTGTTCGCGGCGATACTTGAAGGTTCGCTGACGGTGGATATCGAAGGGCATTACGCCCTGGAAGAGGTGCAGCAGGTGCACGCGAGGATTGAGGCACGGCAGCAGATTGGCAAGGCGGTGGTGTGGCTGGACCGTGAACTTCACTAA